The DNA sequence ATTTAATTTAATAAAAATATGCTTGCATTAAAGGCAGAAAATATATCTAAGCAATATCGTCTCGGTCAAGTAGGAACCGGAACGCTTTCGCACGACCTCAATCGTTTTTGGCATCAAGTTCGGGGAAAAGAAGATCCTTATTTAAAAATCGGAGAAGCCAATGACCGAGCTAATAAAGGCGAAAGTGAATATGTTTGGTCTTTACGCGATATCAATTTTGAAATCGAACAAGGCGATGCTGTAGGAATTATTGGTAGAAATGGTGCTGGAAAATCTACTCTTTTAAAATTATTAAGTAAAGTTACAAAACCAACCACCGGAAAAATTTACACCAATGGAAGAATTGCTTCTCTCCTGGAAGTTGGAACCGGTTTTCATCCCGAAATGACCGGTCGCGAAAATATTTATTTGAACGGCGCCATCCTCGGAATGACCCGAAAAGAAATTAAACGTAAATTTGATGAAATCGTAGACTTCTCTGGTGTTGAAAGATACATTGACACGCCGGTAAAAAGATACTCTTCAGGAATGTATGTTCGTCTGGCATTTGCAGTTGCTGCGCATTTGGAATCTGAAATCTTGATTGTTGATGAAGTATTGGCAGTGGGAGATGCAGAATTTCAGAAAAAGTGTTTGGGGAAAATGGGCGATGTTAGCAAAGGAGAAGGTAGGACTGTTTTGTTTGTGAGTCATAATTTAACAGCTGTTTCACAACTTTGTAATTCAGGTATTTATCTGAAAAACGGTATCCTTACAAAAAAAGACACAATTAAAAACATCACCAATCTGTATCTAAAAGAGTCAGAAAAAGGAAAATCCTTTTTTATTACGGAAGAAGATAGAAACGACAAAATATTCTTTAAAAAAATCACTATTCTTAACTCTAATCATGAATCAGAATCCTCATTTGACTTTAATAACGAAATTATAATTGAATTCGAAATAGCAAATAATGGCAACATTAACAATGCGAACATTTTTGTCACAATTCAGGACGCACACCAAAACAGAGTTTTTTCCGCAGAAGTCGTTTTAAATAAAAATCAAAGCAAATATCAGTTGATTATAGAACCTAAATTTTTATGCGCTGGATCTTATAATATAACTACCTTTCTTCATGTTCCACAACTGTTTAGATATGATGAGTTAGCAAACGTTTGCCATTTTGACGTGATTGATACCGCTTCAGAATTTGTGATTCACGGCAGCTATCATCATGGCGTAGTTTATGGAAAATATAAATGGAAATAATATGAAAATACATTTACTTAAAAAAGACCACGTGGTCATTAACAAAACTGAACTTACTAAAATTAGTTTGGCCGAGCAATATCTGACTAATGATTACCATATAAAGGCTGAAATAGCAACAAAGGCTGAGATTAATAAAAACCCTTTGAGATCCGATATTATCAATTTTATCTTACAGAATTTTAAAAGAGAAACTTGTTACCTGGAAATTGGAGTTCGACATACGAATGAAAATTTTGACCTTATACGATCAAAAATAAAATACAGTGTTGATCCAGGATATGAATCAGAGACAAACGATGTGGATTTCAAAATGACAAGTGACGAATTTTTCGCTGGATTACGGGAAGGAACTTTTCTAAATGAACAATTGAAATTTGATGTTATTTTTATTGATGGTTCACATTTAGCAGATCAGGTACAAAAGGACATTAATAATTCTCTAGAATACCTTGCAGATGACGGCTATATTGTAATGCATGATTGCAATCCACCCACAGAATTCCACGCTTCAGAGAATTACTATTATCGAATATCGCCTTCAGGTGGATATTGGAACGGAACTACTTGGAAAGCTTTTTATAATGCTAGAAAAAGAACAGATATTTTCAGCTGTTGTATTGATACAGATTGGGGAATTGGAGTGATTTCCAGAAAAGTTGATTTAGGAAAACCGACAAATGTGAAAAATGATTTTTTTGAATATTATATCCTTAACAGAAATAGAGAAGAATCTCTTAATTTAATTACGTTCGAAAAATTTAAATCTTATTTCTAATGTCTTTAATATATTATCACAAATATCCCTCTTTAAAAGTGAATAAACTTCTGTACCAATAAGTTTATTTCTTTTCATTTGATAGTTTACAATACTTTAAAGTCATTTAACATTTAATTAAAGGCAGGAATGAATCAATTAGCCATCGTTATCCCTTATTACAAAATAAATTTTTTCGAAGAAACTCTGAAATCTGTTGCAGCACAAACTAATAAAAATTTCACTCTGTATATTGGCAATGATTCAAGCCCTGATAATCCATTCCCTCTAATTCAAAAAAATTTTCAAGAAGGTGAGTACAAGTATTTTGAATACAAAGATAATTTAGGTAGCAAAAATCTCGCTTTGCAATGGGAAAGAATTCTTGAAAATGTAACAGAAGATTGGTTTCAAATTTTAGGAGACGATGATACCATATCCGCTAATTTCGCAGAGGAATTTTACGAAAATCTGCCTTTAGCCAATCAACAAAATACGAATGTTTTGAAATTCAGTCAGTGTTTCATTAATGAGACTGGCGAAAGAACTAATGAATTCACACATTATCCAAAAACAGCTTCATCGAAATTAATCTGGCGAAGTAAATATGTAGAGAAACACAGAAGCAGTTTGTCCGAACATATTTTCAGAACAAAAACGTACCGTAAATATAAATTCAAACCTTTTCCACTTGCGTGGTATTCCGATGATTTAGCTGTTCTTGAATATAGCGAAGGCAAGGAAATCATCTTTATTGACCAAGCGAAAGTTCATATAAGAATGTCTGCAGTTAACATCTCTTCATTAACGAATAATGACGCAGAAAAACAGAAGGCAAGACAACAATATCTGGAAATCATTTTAAACAAACATTCGTATTTATTTAAAAAAAAAGAACTTATAAAGGAATTTAATGATTATCTTTATCTAACATGGAAAAATAAATATCCCAGCAAATTAAATTTTTTACCGATTTACCTCAAGACGAAACCTTGGTATAAAATTCTTAAAATCCCTTACCAAAAATCTCTTTTAAATAAAAACAGCAAAATGTAATGATAACAATTTTAATCCTTTTTCATTATTAATATGTCTTTTCAAAAAAAGCACATCCAATTTATTAAATATCTCAAAGGAATTTGGGCGAAATTGCAGGCACATAAAAGACGCGCAATGCTACTTTTCGAGGTTCTTCATTTAACCTTTCTAATGAAGTTTGACAGCAAGGTGCGAAGTCAAATTAAAAACCACAAAAGCATTCCTGTTATTATTATTAATTTTAATCAGCTTTACTACCTTAAACAACTAATTAACTTCCTTCAAAAAAGAGATTTTTCCAACATCGTAATTATTGACAATGCATCATCTTATAAACCTCTTTTAGAATATTATAGAAAAATCAAAGATAAAGTAGTTGTGGAAAGTCTCGAAAATAATTTGGGTCATGATGTTTTTTTCAAAAATAAAAAGCTTCAAAAAAAATATGGCAAAGGATTTTATTTCCTCACCGACTCTGATATCATACCAAATGAAAAACTTCCCGATGATTTTGCAACTACAATGCTAAATTATCTTTTTAAATATTATAAAAGAGTAAATAAAGTGGGTTTCGCAATCGACACTCAAAATATTCCGGATTATTATCCTCTCAAAGAAAAAGTTAACATTTGGGAAAAAAGATATTGGTTAGCAGAAATTGAAAAAGAAGTATATTTTGCTAATATTGATACAACTTTTGCGCTGTACAAACCAAAATATCCGAAAACATTTTTTAAATTATTTGACTTTATGACTGGACTTAGGCTAGCTGGTAATTTTACTTGCAAACACGGAGGTTGGTATATTGATCCAAAAAACCTGACTGAAGAAAATCGATATTACATACAAACAGCCAATAAATCTTCATCGTGGAAACTTGATGAGAATGGTAAGCAAGTTTCTGAAGAATATGACCATTTTATAAAATAAAAACATGCTCTCAATCATTATTTCTTCTTACCAGGAAAAATATTTTTCTACATTGCAGAAAAACATTGCAGAAACTATAGGCATTGATTATGAAATCGTAAAAATCGAAAATCCTAATTTGATGGGAATCTGCGAAGCGTATAACCATGGTGCAAAAAAGGCAAAATATGAAAACTTGCTTTTTATACATGAAGATGTGGAATTTATTACCCAAAATTGGGGAGACCTTCTTATACAATTCCTAAATCGTCCAAATTGGGGAATTATAGGACTTGCTGGATGTAAATATGTTCCAAACGTACCTTTTGCGTGGTGGGATAAATTTGAGAATTCCTTTAGGAATCTTCACCAATTTAATAAAAATACTGAGGTTCGAAATTATAATATTTCAGAATACAAGGAGGTCTTAGCAATTGATGGTGTATTTCTTGCGTGTAGAAAAAAAATTCATCAAGAGTTTCCCTTCAATGAAAACATCAAAGGTTTTCACGGATATGATCTCGATTTTTCAGTTCGTGTCGCAGAGAAATATTCTAATTTATTGGCCCATAATATTAAACTCAAACATTTTTCAGAAGGCAACCCAAACAAAGAATGGTGGGATGATATTTTGAAAAACAGAAAATTATTCAAAGCTCCATCAAAACAAAAAATAGACAAAAAAACAGAACTCTATTTTTACCGCAAATTAGAAGAAAGGCTTAATTTAAACCATTCAAAGCATAAAAAGAAAATTCTGCTTCGCTATAATGACCCTCGTTTTATAGGTTTTAAAATATCTTTAAAAAATATCTTTAATCTGATATTTAATGACTAAAATCTCTATCATCGTCCTCACCTACAATCATGCAGTATTTATACGTGAAAATTTGGAGGGAATTTTAATGCAAAAAGTAGATGCTCAAGTTGAA is a window from the Kaistella flava (ex Peng et al. 2021) genome containing:
- a CDS encoding polysaccharide ABC transporter ATP-binding protein; translation: MLALKAENISKQYRLGQVGTGTLSHDLNRFWHQVRGKEDPYLKIGEANDRANKGESEYVWSLRDINFEIEQGDAVGIIGRNGAGKSTLLKLLSKVTKPTTGKIYTNGRIASLLEVGTGFHPEMTGRENIYLNGAILGMTRKEIKRKFDEIVDFSGVERYIDTPVKRYSSGMYVRLAFAVAAHLESEILIVDEVLAVGDAEFQKKCLGKMGDVSKGEGRTVLFVSHNLTAVSQLCNSGIYLKNGILTKKDTIKNITNLYLKESEKGKSFFITEEDRNDKIFFKKITILNSNHESESSFDFNNEIIIEFEIANNGNINNANIFVTIQDAHQNRVFSAEVVLNKNQSKYQLIIEPKFLCAGSYNITTFLHVPQLFRYDELANVCHFDVIDTASEFVIHGSYHHGVVYGKYKWK
- a CDS encoding class I SAM-dependent methyltransferase, which gives rise to MKIHLLKKDHVVINKTELTKISLAEQYLTNDYHIKAEIATKAEINKNPLRSDIINFILQNFKRETCYLEIGVRHTNENFDLIRSKIKYSVDPGYESETNDVDFKMTSDEFFAGLREGTFLNEQLKFDVIFIDGSHLADQVQKDINNSLEYLADDGYIVMHDCNPPTEFHASENYYYRISPSGGYWNGTTWKAFYNARKRTDIFSCCIDTDWGIGVISRKVDLGKPTNVKNDFFEYYILNRNREESLNLITFEKFKSYF
- a CDS encoding glycosyltransferase family 2 protein, yielding MNQLAIVIPYYKINFFEETLKSVAAQTNKNFTLYIGNDSSPDNPFPLIQKNFQEGEYKYFEYKDNLGSKNLALQWERILENVTEDWFQILGDDDTISANFAEEFYENLPLANQQNTNVLKFSQCFINETGERTNEFTHYPKTASSKLIWRSKYVEKHRSSLSEHIFRTKTYRKYKFKPFPLAWYSDDLAVLEYSEGKEIIFIDQAKVHIRMSAVNISSLTNNDAEKQKARQQYLEIILNKHSYLFKKKELIKEFNDYLYLTWKNKYPSKLNFLPIYLKTKPWYKILKIPYQKSLLNKNSKM
- a CDS encoding glycosyltransferase, producing the protein MLSIIISSYQEKYFSTLQKNIAETIGIDYEIVKIENPNLMGICEAYNHGAKKAKYENLLFIHEDVEFITQNWGDLLIQFLNRPNWGIIGLAGCKYVPNVPFAWWDKFENSFRNLHQFNKNTEVRNYNISEYKEVLAIDGVFLACRKKIHQEFPFNENIKGFHGYDLDFSVRVAEKYSNLLAHNIKLKHFSEGNPNKEWWDDILKNRKLFKAPSKQKIDKKTELYFYRKLEERLNLNHSKHKKKILLRYNDPRFIGFKISLKNIFNLIFND